Proteins from a genomic interval of Ndongobacter massiliensis:
- a CDS encoding coenzyme F420-0:L-glutamate ligase: protein MRLVGTTSRGIRGPIIRRGDNVVDFVVDAVQKASENEGFSFHDRDVVCVTEALVARAAGNYATVDQIAADVRRKFPEGVIGVVHPILSRNRFAMNLKGVARGAKKIYLQVGYPSDEVGNALMTEDDLDESGINPWSDVLTEAQYREKFGENPHEFTGVDYLQYYRALIEAEHCEVEIFLANQPTAILSYTDQILTCDIHTRKRTKRILKDAGAEQVYNLCDILTESVDGSGFNSRYGLLGSNKATDESVKLFPEDPAPIVNEIARRLRESTGKQIEVMIYGDGAFRDPVGGIWELADPVVSPAYTEGLEGVPNELKIKFLADNNYGDLRGEELDRAIRHDIRAKQSDLKGKMLSEGTTPRRITDLLGSLADLTSGSGDKGTPIVLIQGYFDNLTVGE, encoded by the coding sequence ATGAGATTGGTAGGAACGACCTCGAGGGGGATTCGAGGGCCGATTATTCGGCGAGGCGATAATGTTGTTGATTTTGTAGTCGATGCGGTACAAAAGGCGTCGGAAAATGAAGGATTTTCGTTTCACGATCGCGATGTCGTATGTGTGACAGAAGCATTGGTTGCGCGCGCTGCAGGCAATTACGCCACGGTGGATCAGATCGCGGCGGATGTGCGAAGAAAGTTTCCGGAGGGCGTGATCGGCGTGGTACATCCAATTTTAAGCCGCAACCGCTTTGCCATGAACTTGAAGGGCGTCGCACGCGGGGCGAAGAAGATTTATTTGCAGGTGGGGTACCCTTCCGACGAAGTGGGCAACGCGCTCATGACGGAGGATGACTTGGACGAAAGCGGCATCAATCCCTGGTCGGATGTGCTTACGGAAGCGCAGTATCGGGAGAAATTCGGTGAGAATCCACACGAATTCACCGGGGTCGACTATCTCCAATACTACCGGGCGTTGATCGAGGCGGAACATTGTGAAGTGGAAATTTTTCTGGCGAATCAGCCGACGGCAATTCTTTCCTACACGGATCAAATCTTGACTTGTGATATCCATACGCGTAAACGCACCAAGCGCATTCTGAAGGACGCCGGCGCAGAGCAGGTCTACAATCTCTGTGACATTCTGACCGAGTCGGTGGATGGAAGTGGTTTTAATTCGCGGTATGGACTTTTGGGCAGCAACAAAGCGACGGACGAGAGCGTCAAACTTTTCCCCGAAGATCCGGCACCGATTGTCAACGAAATTGCACGCCGCCTGCGCGAAAGCACAGGAAAACAGATTGAGGTCATGATCTACGGAGACGGGGCTTTCCGCGATCCCGTCGGCGGCATCTGGGAATTGGCGGATCCGGTGGTTTCGCCCGCCTACACGGAAGGGCTTGAGGGCGTGCCGAATGAGTTAAAAATCAAGTTTCTGGCGGACAACAACTACGGCGACCTGCGTGGCGAGGAACTGGATCGGGCGATTCGCCACGACATTCGCGCCAAGCAGTCCGATTTGAAGGGTAAAATGCTTTCCGAAGGCACCACGCCGCGTCGCATTACGGATTTGCTCGGCTCTTTGGCCGATTTGACATCGGGCAGCGGGGACAAGGGTACGCCGATTGTCCTCATTCAGGGTTATTTTGACAATCTGACCGTGGGCGAATGA
- the cdd gene encoding cytidine deaminase encodes METSVYRPLITQAIQALEYSYAPYSHFTVGAALEDGAGHIWRGCNIESAAYSPTCCAERTALFKAVSEGVRDFRAIAIVGKNSDRSVLSDSFTAPCGVCRQALAEFCDGDFPIILVNGKGTVQIWTLAEMLPLRFTRKNIE; translated from the coding sequence ATGGAAACTAGTGTCTATCGCCCCTTGATTACGCAGGCGATACAGGCGCTGGAATATTCTTATGCGCCGTATTCACATTTTACCGTCGGCGCAGCGTTGGAGGACGGCGCGGGGCATATCTGGCGCGGATGCAATATTGAATCGGCCGCCTATTCGCCAACATGCTGCGCGGAGCGCACGGCGTTGTTCAAGGCGGTCTCAGAGGGCGTGCGCGATTTTCGCGCCATTGCCATTGTCGGAAAAAATAGCGATCGTTCGGTTTTGAGCGATTCTTTTACGGCACCGTGCGGCGTGTGTCGCCAAGCGCTGGCGGAGTTCTGTGATGGGGATTTTCCCATCATATTGGTAAACGGAAAGGGTACTGTGCAGATTTGGACTTTGGCGGAAATGTTGCCGCTGCGTTTTACGCGGAAAAATATTGAATAA